One genomic window of Brevundimonas vesicularis includes the following:
- the trpA gene encoding tryptophan synthase subunit alpha: protein MTTARIDARFKALKAEGRAAFIPYVMGGDPSRDEALAILKGLPAAGADIIELGFPFSDPMAEGPPIQRAAIRGMAAGFGLRSTMDLAKEFRKGDDATPIVLMGYLNPIESLGYDAFAAYAADCGIDGLIVVDCPPEEAGPLIEALDKVSISLIRLATPTSDDERLKIVVQGTSGFVYYVAVAGVTGVKEANADVVAPAVERVRKASGLPVAVGFGVKTPERAAEIARVADAVVVGSALVDEVAAALEENEPVAARVLARVKALGDAVRSVAASASVAETV from the coding sequence ATGACCACCGCCCGTATTGACGCGCGCTTCAAGGCGCTGAAGGCCGAGGGTCGCGCGGCCTTTATTCCCTATGTGATGGGGGGGGATCCGTCGCGCGACGAGGCGCTGGCGATCCTGAAGGGGCTGCCCGCCGCCGGGGCCGACATCATCGAACTGGGCTTTCCATTCAGCGATCCGATGGCCGAGGGGCCTCCGATCCAGCGGGCGGCGATTCGGGGCATGGCGGCGGGTTTCGGCCTGCGCTCGACCATGGATCTGGCCAAGGAATTCCGTAAGGGCGACGACGCCACGCCCATCGTGCTGATGGGCTATCTGAACCCGATCGAGAGCCTGGGCTATGACGCCTTCGCCGCCTATGCGGCCGACTGCGGCATCGACGGGCTGATCGTGGTGGACTGCCCGCCGGAAGAGGCCGGGCCTCTGATCGAGGCGCTGGATAAGGTTTCGATCTCGCTGATCCGCCTGGCGACGCCGACCTCGGACGACGAGCGGCTAAAGATCGTGGTCCAGGGCACGTCGGGCTTCGTCTACTACGTCGCCGTCGCGGGCGTGACGGGCGTCAAGGAAGCGAACGCGGATGTGGTGGCGCCGGCCGTCGAGCGGGTGCGCAAGGCCTCGGGCCTGCCGGTCGCGGTCGGCTTCGGGGTCAAGACGCCGGAACGGGCCGCCGAAATCGCCCGCGTCGCCGATGCGGTGGTCGTGGGCTCGGCTCTGGTGGACGAGGTGGCGGCGGCGCTGGAGGAGAACGAACCCGTCGCGGCGCGCGTTCTGGCCCGGGTGAAGGCGCTGGGCGATGCGGTTCGATCCGTCGCCGCTAGTGCTTCCGTGGCGGAAACCGTCTAA
- a CDS encoding class I SAM-dependent methyltransferase, translated as MTTLLYGRPPVVFDPPGDATQTSPLIPDSAALEAQEPGSADSIMIYAPPGVLERRYVLALALKALKVGGQLDVMAPKDKGGSRLGKELKTFGLEVAETAKAHHRRCIVIRPETVEGLDEAIASGGPQIVPGLEAWSQPGVFAWDRIDPGSALLAEHLPPMKGEGVDLGCGYGALSIVVLRSPAVTKLKMVDLDRRAIQAARRNIEDDRAKVWWSDVRTLEAKGDKDFVVSNPPFHDGGAEDRRLGQAFIRKAAELLKKGGVAWVVANRHLPYEAELNAAFKRVRLVAEAGGYKLFEAVK; from the coding sequence ATGACCACGCTTCTGTACGGCCGGCCGCCGGTCGTCTTCGATCCGCCCGGCGACGCGACCCAGACCTCGCCCCTGATCCCGGACTCGGCTGCGCTGGAGGCGCAGGAACCGGGCTCGGCCGACAGCATCATGATCTACGCCCCGCCCGGCGTGCTGGAGCGGCGCTACGTGCTGGCCCTGGCGCTGAAGGCGCTGAAGGTGGGGGGACAGCTGGACGTCATGGCGCCCAAGGACAAGGGCGGATCGCGCCTGGGCAAGGAGCTGAAGACGTTCGGCCTGGAGGTCGCCGAGACCGCCAAGGCGCACCATCGCCGCTGCATCGTCATTCGGCCCGAAACGGTCGAGGGGCTGGACGAGGCCATCGCCTCCGGCGGGCCGCAGATCGTGCCGGGATTGGAAGCCTGGTCGCAGCCCGGCGTGTTCGCCTGGGACCGGATCGATCCGGGCTCGGCGCTGCTGGCCGAACATCTGCCGCCGATGAAGGGCGAGGGGGTCGATCTGGGCTGCGGCTATGGCGCGCTGTCGATCGTGGTGCTGCGCTCGCCCGCCGTGACCAAGCTGAAGATGGTCGATCTGGATCGCCGCGCCATCCAGGCCGCTCGACGCAATATCGAGGACGACCGCGCCAAGGTCTGGTGGTCGGACGTCCGCACCCTGGAGGCCAAGGGCGACAAGGATTTCGTGGTCAGCAATCCGCCCTTCCACGACGGCGGGGCCGAGGACAGGCGGCTGGGGCAGGCCTTTATCCGCAAGGCGGCCGAACTCCTGAAGAAGGGCGGCGTCGCCTGGGTCGTGGCCAACCGGCACCTGCCGTATGAGGCCGAGCTGAACGCGGCGTTCAAGCGGGTGCGGCTGGTCGCCGAGGCAGGCGGCTACAAACTGTTCGAGGCGGTGAAGTGA
- a CDS encoding undecaprenyl-diphosphate phosphatase, which yields MSDWLAAIILGLVEGLTEFIPVSSTGHMLLLGHFMGFESAGKTFEIVIQLGALLAIVSVYFKKLWTLATRWPFDAEARRFLIGLLVAFAPAVVIGFLAYDFIKTVLFETPQVVCIALIVGGVILLLLDRMDKKPRWLDAEAYPMRIYFLIGLFQCLAMIPGVSRSGATIAGGLLLKTDKRSAAEFSFFLALPTMGAAVAYDLLKNHKTLDFSDIGLIVVGFVVAFISALAVVRFLLDFVSRRGFGVFAWWRIVVGVVGLALLQAGF from the coding sequence ATGTCGGACTGGCTTGCCGCCATTATTCTGGGTCTGGTCGAGGGGCTGACCGAGTTCATTCCGGTCTCGTCGACCGGCCATATGCTGTTGCTGGGCCACTTCATGGGCTTTGAGAGCGCGGGCAAGACCTTCGAGATCGTGATCCAGCTGGGCGCCCTGCTGGCCATCGTCAGCGTCTATTTCAAGAAGCTGTGGACCCTGGCGACGCGCTGGCCCTTCGACGCCGAGGCGCGGCGGTTCCTGATCGGGCTGCTGGTCGCCTTCGCACCAGCCGTCGTGATCGGTTTCCTGGCCTATGACTTCATCAAGACGGTGCTGTTCGAGACGCCGCAGGTGGTGTGCATCGCCCTGATCGTCGGCGGGGTGATCCTGCTGCTGCTGGACCGGATGGACAAGAAGCCCAGGTGGCTGGACGCCGAGGCCTATCCGATGCGGATCTATTTCCTGATCGGCCTGTTCCAGTGCCTGGCCATGATCCCCGGCGTGTCGCGGTCCGGCGCCACCATCGCCGGCGGGCTGCTGCTGAAGACCGACAAGCGGTCGGCGGCTGAGTTCAGCTTCTTTCTGGCCCTGCCCACCATGGGGGCGGCGGTGGCCTATGACCTGCTGAAGAACCACAAGACGCTGGATTTCAGCGACATCGGCCTGATCGTCGTGGGTTTTGTCGTGGCCTTCATCTCGGCCCTGGCGGTGGTGCGGTTCCTGCTGGATTTCGTGTCCAGGCGCGGGTTCGGCGTCTTCGCCTGGTGGCGGATCGTGGTCGGTGTCGTGGGTCTGGCGCTGTTGCAGGCGGGGTTTTGA
- a CDS encoding DoxX family protein, producing the protein MTSRPQIRTAARLVLAAVFLGAGVLHLMVPGPFVRITPAWVPQPALVVALTGIAELLGAAGLTIPRLRVAAGWALAAYAVCVYPANIQHAVNFMTSGAGLGWAYHGPRLLFQPVIVWWCLWASTAIDWPFRRSQAAARVPPISMDRI; encoded by the coding sequence ATGACTTCCAGGCCGCAGATCAGAACCGCGGCGCGCCTCGTCCTCGCGGCCGTCTTCCTGGGCGCAGGGGTCCTGCATCTGATGGTCCCCGGCCCCTTCGTGCGGATCACGCCGGCGTGGGTCCCGCAGCCGGCCCTGGTCGTGGCCCTGACGGGGATCGCCGAGCTGCTGGGCGCGGCGGGTCTAACGATCCCGCGCCTGCGGGTCGCGGCGGGCTGGGCGCTGGCCGCCTACGCCGTCTGCGTCTATCCGGCCAACATCCAGCATGCCGTGAACTTTATGACGTCGGGCGCAGGGTTAGGCTGGGCCTATCACGGCCCGCGCCTGCTGTTTCAGCCGGTCATCGTCTGGTGGTGCCTGTGGGCCTCGACCGCGATCGACTGGCCCTTCAGACGGTCTCAGGCGGCGGCGCGGGTTCCGCCCATCAGCATGGACAGGATCTGA
- a CDS encoding phosphoribosylanthranilate isomerase, with protein sequence MTTKIKICGLTTPDTLDVALEGGADFVGAVVFPKSPRHLAPETAAALFERARGRAKIVAVTVDPDDALLQQIARTLRPDFIQLHGSEAPARAERVRALTGAGVIKALPIRRADDFAAADAWDDEADHLMFDAKPPEGSALPGGVGHSFDWTLLAGRAFRHPWFLAGGLNPDNVAEALMITGAPMVDVSSGVESAPGVKDADRIATFIQNARRS encoded by the coding sequence ATGACGACCAAGATCAAGATTTGCGGCTTGACCACGCCGGACACGCTGGACGTCGCCCTGGAGGGCGGGGCGGACTTCGTGGGGGCGGTGGTGTTTCCCAAAAGTCCGCGCCATCTGGCGCCCGAAACCGCCGCCGCCCTGTTCGAGCGGGCGCGGGGGCGGGCGAAGATCGTGGCGGTGACGGTCGATCCCGACGACGCCCTGCTGCAACAGATCGCCCGGACGCTGAGGCCCGACTTCATCCAACTGCATGGGTCTGAGGCGCCGGCACGGGCCGAGCGCGTGCGGGCGCTGACGGGGGCGGGGGTGATCAAGGCCCTGCCGATCCGGCGGGCGGACGACTTCGCCGCCGCCGACGCCTGGGATGATGAGGCCGATCATCTGATGTTCGACGCCAAGCCGCCGGAGGGTTCGGCTCTGCCCGGCGGGGTGGGACACAGCTTCGACTGGACCCTGTTGGCCGGCCGCGCCTTTCGCCACCCGTGGTTCCTGGCCGGGGGGCTGAACCCGGATAACGTCGCCGAGGCGCTGATGATCACGGGCGCGCCCATGGTGGACGTGTCCTCTGGCGTGGAGAGCGCGCCGGGTGTTAAGGACGCCGACCGGATCGCGACCTTCATCCAAAATGCGCGCCGGTCGTAA
- the trpB gene encoding tryptophan synthase subunit beta, translated as MSNAYAWPDAQGRFGPYGGQFVAETLMPLIHELDAAYKAAKADPSFQAELDGYLEHYVGRESPLYFAERLTEHFGGANIWLKREDLNHTGAHKINNCMGQILLARRMGKTRIIAETGAGQHGVASATVSARFGLPCTVYMGAVDVERQQPNVFRMRLLGSEVFSVTAGAATLKDAMNEAMRDWVTNVSDTYYIIGTAAGPHPYPAMVRDFQSVIGKEIKSQSMARMGKLPEAVVACIGGGSNAIGAFHPFIEDEGVRLIGVEAAGHGLDTPDHAASLKGGRSGVLHGNRTYLLQDEDGNIVEGHSISAGLDYPGIGPEHAWLHDIGRAEYRSATDNEALEAFQLCSKLEGIIPALEPAHALARTGEVAREVGKGGDVVLLMSGRGDKDIFQVAKHLGVNL; from the coding sequence CTGTCGAACGCCTACGCCTGGCCGGACGCGCAGGGTCGCTTCGGTCCTTATGGCGGTCAGTTCGTGGCCGAGACCCTGATGCCGCTGATCCATGAGCTGGACGCGGCCTACAAGGCGGCCAAGGCGGACCCCAGTTTCCAGGCCGAGTTGGACGGCTACCTGGAACATTACGTGGGGCGCGAGAGCCCGCTGTATTTCGCCGAGCGCCTGACCGAACATTTCGGCGGGGCCAACATCTGGCTGAAGCGCGAGGACCTGAACCACACGGGCGCGCACAAGATCAATAATTGCATGGGCCAGATCCTGCTGGCCCGCCGCATGGGCAAGACGCGCATCATCGCCGAGACCGGCGCGGGTCAGCACGGTGTGGCCTCGGCGACCGTGTCGGCGCGGTTCGGCCTGCCCTGCACCGTCTATATGGGCGCGGTGGACGTAGAGCGGCAGCAGCCGAACGTGTTCCGCATGCGTCTGCTGGGCTCGGAAGTCTTCTCGGTCACGGCCGGCGCCGCGACCCTGAAGGACGCGATGAACGAGGCGATGCGCGACTGGGTCACCAACGTCTCGGACACCTATTACATCATCGGCACGGCGGCGGGTCCGCACCCCTATCCGGCCATGGTGCGCGATTTCCAGTCGGTGATCGGCAAGGAGATCAAGAGCCAGTCGATGGCCCGGATGGGCAAACTGCCCGAAGCGGTGGTCGCCTGTATCGGCGGCGGGTCCAACGCCATCGGCGCCTTCCACCCCTTCATCGAGGACGAGGGCGTGCGGCTGATCGGCGTCGAGGCGGCCGGCCATGGGCTGGATACGCCGGATCACGCGGCCAGCCTCAAGGGCGGGCGGTCGGGCGTGCTGCACGGAAACCGGACCTATTTGCTTCAGGACGAGGACGGCAACATCGTCGAGGGGCACTCGATCTCGGCCGGGTTGGACTATCCAGGTATCGGGCCGGAACACGCCTGGCTGCACGACATCGGCCGGGCCGAATACCGCTCGGCGACGGACAATGAGGCGCTGGAAGCCTTCCAGCTGTGCTCGAAGCTGGAAGGCATCATTCCGGCGCTGGAGCCCGCCCACGCCCTGGCGCGGACGGGCGAAGTGGCGCGCGAAGTCGGCAAGGGCGGCGACGTCGTCCTGCTGATGTCGGGGCGCGGCGACAAGGACATCTTCCAGGTCGCCAAACATCTGGGAGTGAACCTGTGA
- a CDS encoding bifunctional folylpolyglutamate synthase/dihydrofolate synthase yields MDPVSERLRARHPQRIDLSLERMRVLCAALGDPQHKLPPVIHVAGTNGKGSTVALIRAIAEAAGLKVHAYTSPHLVRFNERIRLAGTLIEDDHLNAILDRIEAVMAETDSEATVFESTTAAAFLAMSETPADLAIIEVGLGGVLDATNVIERPLLSVIAPVDYDHAEFLGTDLAAIASEKAGVLKAGAPAVIARQKEEAMAAIERRAADVHARLNVLGVDFDAWAERGGLAFQTAELFMDLPAPALAGAHQIDNAALAVAAAVELDLPEAAIAEGLKRVRWPARLQRISGGPYGAAAKAAEAELWLDGGHNPHAARALAAFLAERQARAPRPLALICGMLNNKDAGGFFAALKDSQATVFTVGFDGAAAEPTALAAVARGHGLAATPAGSVSEALDLALRLGAGRVAICGSLYLAGEVLGASTETWPV; encoded by the coding sequence ATGGATCCCGTCTCCGAACGACTACGCGCCCGCCACCCCCAGCGGATCGACCTTTCGTTGGAAAGAATGCGCGTGCTGTGCGCGGCCCTTGGCGATCCGCAGCACAAGCTTCCGCCGGTGATCCATGTGGCGGGCACCAACGGCAAGGGATCGACCGTGGCCCTGATCCGCGCCATCGCCGAGGCGGCGGGGCTGAAGGTGCACGCCTACACCTCGCCCCATCTGGTGCGGTTCAACGAGCGAATCCGGCTGGCCGGAACGCTGATCGAGGACGATCATCTGAATGCGATCTTGGACCGGATCGAGGCGGTCATGGCCGAGACGGACAGCGAGGCCACGGTGTTCGAAAGCACCACCGCCGCCGCCTTCCTGGCCATGTCCGAGACGCCCGCCGACCTGGCCATCATCGAGGTGGGTCTGGGCGGGGTGCTGGACGCGACCAATGTGATCGAGCGGCCGCTGCTCAGCGTCATCGCGCCGGTCGATTACGACCATGCGGAGTTCCTGGGCACGGATCTGGCCGCCATCGCCTCGGAAAAGGCGGGCGTGCTGAAGGCCGGAGCGCCGGCCGTGATCGCGCGCCAGAAGGAAGAAGCGATGGCGGCCATCGAACGTCGCGCCGCCGACGTCCATGCGCGGCTCAACGTGCTGGGGGTGGATTTCGACGCCTGGGCCGAGCGGGGCGGCCTGGCGTTCCAGACGGCCGAACTGTTCATGGATCTGCCGGCGCCGGCTTTGGCGGGCGCGCACCAGATCGACAATGCGGCCCTGGCCGTGGCGGCGGCGGTCGAACTGGACCTGCCCGAGGCCGCGATCGCCGAGGGGCTGAAGCGCGTGCGCTGGCCCGCGCGTCTGCAACGGATTTCGGGCGGCCCCTATGGCGCTGCGGCCAAGGCGGCGGAGGCGGAGCTGTGGCTGGACGGAGGGCACAATCCCCATGCGGCGCGGGCGCTGGCGGCGTTTCTGGCCGAGCGGCAGGCGCGGGCGCCGCGTCCCCTGGCCCTGATCTGCGGCATGTTGAACAACAAGGATGCGGGCGGTTTCTTCGCCGCGCTGAAGGACAGCCAGGCCACCGTCTTCACCGTCGGCTTCGACGGTGCGGCGGCCGAGCCGACGGCCCTGGCGGCCGTGGCGCGCGGGCATGGGCTGGCGGCGACCCCGGCGGGTTCGGTTTCCGAGGCGCTGGACCTGGCCCTGCGCCTGGGCGCAGGCCGGGTCGCCATCTGCGGCTCGCTGTATCTGGCCGGCGAGGTCCTGGGCGCCAGCACGGAGACCTGGCCGGTCTAG
- a CDS encoding pseudouridine synthase: MKKVPTSRVDRLLGSMGYGSRAEMARMAKAGGIVLDGADLTDVSKRIAVTPDLPTRMEIDGKPLDPVQGLVILLNKPLGMTCSHKEEGALVYDILPGRWRARDPAISTIGRLDKQTTGLLLLTDDGDLLHRVISPKRHVAKVYRAVLARPLTGTEGALFASGELMLEGEDKPLAPAVLEVVSPTEALLTVTEGRYHQVRRMFAAAGNHVETLHRERLGGLGLPADLAPGQWRLATADEVASIFA; the protein is encoded by the coding sequence ATGAAGAAAGTCCCGACGTCGAGGGTCGATCGTCTGCTGGGGTCTATGGGCTATGGATCACGCGCCGAGATGGCGCGGATGGCCAAGGCGGGCGGCATCGTGCTGGATGGTGCGGACCTGACGGACGTGTCCAAACGCATCGCCGTGACGCCGGACCTGCCCACCCGAATGGAGATCGACGGCAAGCCGCTGGATCCCGTGCAGGGGCTGGTGATCCTGCTGAACAAGCCGCTGGGCATGACCTGCTCGCACAAGGAAGAGGGGGCGCTGGTCTATGACATCCTGCCGGGACGTTGGCGGGCGCGCGATCCCGCCATCTCGACCATCGGACGGTTGGACAAGCAGACGACGGGTCTGCTGCTGCTGACCGACGACGGCGATCTTCTGCACCGGGTGATCAGTCCCAAACGCCATGTGGCCAAGGTTTACCGGGCGGTTCTGGCGCGGCCGCTGACCGGGACGGAAGGCGCGCTGTTCGCCTCGGGCGAGCTGATGCTGGAGGGCGAGGACAAGCCGTTGGCGCCGGCGGTGCTGGAGGTGGTGTCGCCGACCGAGGCTCTGCTGACCGTGACGGAAGGCCGCTATCACCAGGTGCGCCGGATGTTCGCCGCCGCCGGCAACCACGTCGAAACCCTTCATCGCGAACGGCTGGGCGGACTGGGCCTGCCCGCCGATCTGGCGCCCGGTCAGTGGCGCCTCGCGACGGCGGACGAGGTCGCCTCGATTTTCGCCTGA
- a CDS encoding type II toxin-antitoxin system Phd/YefM family antitoxin has protein sequence MAILMAMSSYSVAEAKNNLPKLLDRMLAGEAVTITRRGVPIARLEPAQEVVPTSGPIDVEWFKRVRVKPTVPMDSVTLVRMMRDEEI, from the coding sequence ATGGCTATCTTGATGGCCATGTCCAGCTATTCCGTCGCTGAAGCCAAGAACAACCTGCCCAAGCTGCTGGATCGCATGCTGGCGGGCGAGGCCGTGACCATCACGCGGCGCGGTGTGCCGATCGCGCGGCTGGAGCCGGCACAGGAGGTCGTTCCGACGTCGGGGCCCATTGACGTCGAATGGTTCAAACGCGTTCGCGTGAAGCCGACCGTACCGATGGATTCCGTCACACTCGTGCGGATGATGCGGGACGAAGAGATTTGA
- a CDS encoding type II toxin-antitoxin system VapC family toxin — protein sequence MTVYLDTSVLVSLLHEDDHTVRVLDWAGSVDALVLSAWTATEFTSALSVQSRMKRLIDRDRRRLELDLDHWLSTRVVLDVLNADIVAARRLVRNDVRLRAPDSVHLALAMRHGCILATLDGDMAAVARDIGLSVIVP from the coding sequence TTGACGGTCTATCTGGACACCAGCGTGCTGGTGTCGCTGTTGCACGAAGATGATCACACCGTCCGTGTCCTGGATTGGGCAGGAAGTGTTGATGCACTTGTCTTGAGCGCTTGGACCGCGACCGAGTTCACATCGGCCTTATCCGTGCAGTCGCGGATGAAGCGACTGATCGATCGTGATCGACGCAGGCTCGAACTCGATCTCGACCATTGGTTATCGACACGCGTCGTTCTGGACGTTCTTAACGCCGATATCGTCGCGGCGCGTCGATTGGTGAGAAACGACGTTCGGTTGCGCGCGCCCGACAGTGTCCATCTAGCCCTTGCTATGCGACATGGCTGTATTCTCGCGACGCTCGATGGAGATATGGCCGCGGTGGCGCGCGACATCGGGTTGTCGGTGATCGTGCCATGA
- the accD gene encoding acetyl-CoA carboxylase, carboxyltransferase subunit beta, which produces MNDKTKPQEKRGGWLSRFAPGVRKIVSRRDTPDNLWVKDPDSGEMLYRSDLEAALWVTPSGRHMRIDAPTRLKATFDGGVFQSIDTPDVPEDPLKFSDGKSYKDRLNAARKAAGRKDTMAIGYGSVGGQDAVVIVQDFTFMGGSLGMAAGEAFIKAAREAVSRKVPLVCFTAAGGARMQEGALSLMQMARTTLAIEELKDARLPYAVVLTDPTTGGVTASYAMLGDVHLAEPGALIGFAGPRVIEATIREKLPPGFQRAEYLQEKGMVDRVVTRADLPRTLGQILSMLMGGTRAAA; this is translated from the coding sequence ATGAACGACAAGACCAAGCCTCAGGAAAAGCGCGGCGGCTGGCTGAGCCGCTTTGCGCCCGGCGTCCGCAAGATCGTGTCGCGCCGCGACACCCCGGACAATCTCTGGGTCAAGGATCCCGACAGCGGCGAGATGCTGTATCGCTCGGATCTGGAGGCCGCCCTTTGGGTGACCCCGTCGGGTCGGCATATGCGCATCGATGCGCCGACGCGCCTGAAGGCCACCTTTGACGGCGGCGTCTTCCAGTCCATCGACACGCCGGACGTGCCCGAAGATCCTTTGAAATTCTCGGACGGCAAATCCTACAAGGATCGCCTAAACGCCGCGCGCAAGGCCGCGGGCCGCAAGGACACCATGGCCATCGGCTATGGCTCGGTCGGCGGTCAGGACGCGGTCGTGATCGTCCAGGACTTCACCTTCATGGGCGGATCGCTGGGTATGGCGGCGGGCGAGGCCTTCATCAAGGCGGCGCGCGAGGCGGTGAGCCGCAAGGTTCCGCTGGTCTGTTTCACCGCCGCCGGCGGCGCGCGGATGCAGGAGGGCGCCCTGTCGCTGATGCAGATGGCGCGCACCACCCTGGCCATCGAAGAGCTGAAGGACGCCAGACTGCCTTACGCCGTGGTCCTGACAGACCCGACGACGGGCGGGGTGACGGCCTCCTACGCCATGCTGGGCGATGTGCATCTGGCCGAACCCGGCGCCCTGATCGGCTTCGCCGGACCGCGCGTGATCGAGGCGACGATCCGCGAGAAACTGCCGCCCGGCTTCCAGCGCGCCGAATATCTGCAGGAAAAGGGCATGGTGGACCGGGTCGTGACCCGAGCCGACCTGCCGCGCACCCTGGGTCAGATCCTGTCCATGCTGATGGGCGGAACCCGCGCCGCCGCCTGA
- the trxA gene encoding thioredoxin — MATVKVTDESFDADVLKSSTPVLVDFWAEWCGPCKQIGPALEQIADELGGQVTVAKINIDDSPMTPSKLGVKGIPTLMLFKDGQMASMKVGAMPKGKIVEWLAEAGVKA; from the coding sequence ACGCCGACGTCCTGAAATCCTCGACCCCGGTCCTGGTCGACTTCTGGGCCGAATGGTGCGGCCCCTGCAAACAGATCGGCCCGGCGCTGGAACAGATCGCCGACGAACTGGGCGGTCAGGTCACCGTGGCCAAGATCAACATCGACGACAGCCCCATGACCCCGTCCAAGCTGGGCGTGAAGGGCATTCCGACCCTGATGCTGTTCAAGGACGGCCAGATGGCTTCGATGAAGGTCGGCGCCATGCCCAAGGGCAAGATCGTCGAATGGCTGGCCGAGGCCGGCGTCAAGGCCTGA